The Phycisphaerae bacterium DNA window GGCGATTACCCGGCTTCTGGATATGGGTATCGAGCCATTCCTGCTGGCCACCACGGTTGAAGCAGTGATCGCCCAGCGGCTTGTTCGAGTCGTCTGCGACCGGTGCGACAAGGTGTACCAGCCCGCCGTTCGCACCCTGGAGCAACTCGGCGGCGACGCGGTGACCTTCGGCGGGAAGGAGTTGCGCCGCGGGCGCGGCTGCCAGGACTGCCGCAACACCGGCTACCGCGGGCGAATCGGCATTTTTGAGATGATCCGCCTGACCGACGCCATGCGCGAGATGATCATGAATCGACCGTCGAGCAGCCAGATCCGACGAGCCGCGAACCATAACTTCACCAGCATGAGACAAGACGGCTATCGCAAGGTCCTCGACGGGGTGACCACCCTCGAGGAGGTCTGGCGCGTAACCCAGGACGCACAACAGGAAAACGGCACTCCGGTGCCGGCGTGACTTGGTCTCCCCGCCCGCAAGGCGCGAGCCGTGTGTTCATCAGGCTTCGAGTGGCAAAGGTTCAGCTGGAAGAGCGCTGGAGGCAGAGGCATGCCCAGCTTCTCGTACCGGGCGATGACAGTGGAAGGGCAGGATGTCAGCGGGGTCATCGAGGCGACGGACCGCGCCGAAGCGCTGCGCGAACTGGTGACCCGGGGAACCTGCGTGACCGAGCTCGCCGAGAGGGACGAGCGGTCTCTGCTCGGTTTCAGCCGCCGCGAGGGCTGTGAACGGATTCGCATCCGATCCAAGCAGGTGGCCGTCCTGACTCGGCAGTTGGCCACTTCGCTGGAAGCCGGGCTGCCTCTGATGAGCGCCCTTCATGTGGTGGGAAGCGAGATCGACCACTCCCCCACACGAACCCTGCTTTGCCGGCTGGGGCAGCGTGTGCAGGAAGGGGCGAGTTTCTCCGATGCCCTGGCCGAACACCCCAAGGTGTTCAGTCCAATGTACGTTCGCCTGGCCCGGGTGGGCGAAACCGGGGGCATGCTCGACCTGGTGCTGGGACAGCTGGCTGACATGCTCGAACGAGCCGCCGACCTGCGTGAGCGGGTCAAGACCGCCTCGATCTACCCAGCCATCCTCACTGTCGTCGGCCTGGCCTCCATCGCGGTCATCGTGACGTTCATCGTACCCAGGATTCTCGAGTCGTTGGGCACGGATGCCGTCTCCCTGCCGCTGACGACACGCATGCTCATGGCAATCAGCGACTTCGTGGGAGCCTACTGGTGGCTGCTGCTGGGCGGGGCTGTCGCGGTCTCCGCGGGCTTCCGCCAGATTGTGCTCCGCGGCCCGGGACGACCTGGGTGGGACGCTCTCAAACTGCGGATGCCGGTTCTCGGACGGCTCATCCGGCAGACGGAGGCGGCTCGTTTCGCCCGAAGCCTGGGCATCCTGACCAAGGCCGGCGTATCGATCACGACCGCCATGGCGGTGGTGCTCGATACCCTCCAGAACACCGTGATCCGCAACGCGGTGAGCGAACTGGCCCGATCAATCCAGGGCGGTGAGTCAATCGCGATGCCACTGCAGCGCAGCGGCCTGTTCCCGCCGTTGCTGGTGCAGATGGTCCGGGTGGGCGAGAACACCGGCCGGCTCGATGAGATGCTCCTGCGCTCCGCAAACGTCCACGAATCGGAGGCCAAGCTCACCCTCGACCGGCTGGTCGCCGTGCTGCCCGTATTGCTGATTCTGGTGCTCGCGTGCGCGATCGGTTTCATCGCGGGCGGGCTGATTCTGGCTATCGTCGAGTTTCAGAGCATGGGCGTGGGAGGCATGCCGGGACGATGAAAAGGCAGCGGCCAGAGCGGCGCCGCGAGCGCGCCGGAGGACACCGTACGACGAATGACTGGTCCGGACCAGACCAAGGAGACGGCTATGCGAAGCGGAGAATGGAGACGTGAAAGACGGAAGCGGGATGCGTTCACGCTGATCGAGTTCCTTGTGGTCATGACAATCATCGGCATTCTGGCCGCCCTGATCGTGCCGCGGTTCATCAATCGGGCCGGCGAGGCGAAGGCCGTGGTCGCCAAGCAGAAGATCACCGTCCTCGAGCAGAAGGTGGTCGAGTTTCAGGCGGACTGCGGGCGCTTGCCAACCGCCCAGGAAGGGCTGCGGGCCCTGGTTCGTCAGCCCGCCGATGCCGGCCAGAAGTGGAAAGGCCCCTACGTCAAAGAGAAGGACATTCTCGATCCGTGGGGCACC harbors:
- the gspG gene encoding type II secretion system major pseudopilin GspG; translation: MRSGEWRRERRKRDAFTLIEFLVVMTIIGILAALIVPRFINRAGEAKAVVAKQKITVLEQKVVEFQADCGRLPTAQEGLRALVRQPADAGQKWKGPYVKEKDILDPWGTELAYLAPGRHNADFDIFTLGADGQEGGEGENADIGNW
- a CDS encoding type II secretion system F family protein, with the protein product MPSFSYRAMTVEGQDVSGVIEATDRAEALRELVTRGTCVTELAERDERSLLGFSRREGCERIRIRSKQVAVLTRQLATSLEAGLPLMSALHVVGSEIDHSPTRTLLCRLGQRVQEGASFSDALAEHPKVFSPMYVRLARVGETGGMLDLVLGQLADMLERAADLRERVKTASIYPAILTVVGLASIAVIVTFIVPRILESLGTDAVSLPLTTRMLMAISDFVGAYWWLLLGGAVAVSAGFRQIVLRGPGRPGWDALKLRMPVLGRLIRQTEAARFARSLGILTKAGVSITTAMAVVLDTLQNTVIRNAVSELARSIQGGESIAMPLQRSGLFPPLLVQMVRVGENTGRLDEMLLRSANVHESEAKLTLDRLVAVLPVLLILVLACAIGFIAGGLILAIVEFQSMGVGGMPGR